The Salinibaculum sp. SYNS191 genome has a window encoding:
- a CDS encoding DUF106 domain-containing protein, giving the protein MPRTAQKVDELAEEGEAMTDALTTVLNVADEKGTVTWSDVSDDLTSGQWGRLIEKGLLIDAGGEGFVVDDPDGVRDALGEADPAKSSDDDDDLSWSTYDKVAALGVVALFLGYSISSVRAQIASVIDIFMGPLEANLPFYLVVMILAMLTGAYTTILQDKLMDSSVMEGYQEKNKALQEKRKRAKERGDDEALEEIREEQMEMLSENTGMFKAQFRPMVWIMLLTIPVFLWLYWMVLDVGISASEPVMVLPIFGEVATWQTAVLGPIQIWLLWYFVCSMGFNQIIRKALNVQTGMN; this is encoded by the coding sequence ATGCCGCGGACAGCACAGAAAGTAGACGAACTCGCCGAGGAGGGGGAGGCGATGACCGACGCCCTCACCACCGTCCTCAACGTGGCCGACGAGAAGGGCACGGTCACGTGGAGCGACGTGAGCGACGACCTCACCAGCGGCCAGTGGGGCCGCCTCATCGAGAAGGGGCTGCTCATCGACGCCGGCGGCGAGGGGTTCGTCGTCGACGACCCCGACGGTGTGCGGGACGCCCTCGGCGAGGCGGACCCGGCCAAGAGCAGCGACGACGACGATGACCTGAGCTGGTCGACGTACGACAAAGTTGCCGCGCTGGGCGTGGTCGCCCTGTTCCTGGGCTACTCCATCTCCTCGGTTCGCGCCCAGATTGCCTCCGTCATCGACATCTTCATGGGGCCGCTGGAGGCGAATCTCCCCTTCTACCTGGTCGTGATGATTCTCGCCATGCTGACCGGCGCGTACACGACCATCCTCCAGGACAAGCTGATGGATTCGAGCGTGATGGAGGGCTATCAGGAGAAGAACAAGGCACTCCAGGAGAAGCGCAAGCGCGCCAAGGAGCGCGGCGACGACGAGGCCCTGGAGGAGATTCGCGAGGAGCAGATGGAGATGCTCTCGGAGAACACGGGCATGTTCAAGGCGCAGTTCCGCCCGATGGTCTGGATCATGCTGCTGACCATCCCCGTGTTCCTCTGGCTGTACTGGATGGTGCTCGACGTGGGCATCTCGGCCAGCGAACCGGTGATGGTACTCCCAATCTTCGGTGAGGTCGCCACCTGGCAGACGGCAGTGCTGGGGCCCATCCAGATATGGCTGCTCTGGTACTTCGTCTGCTCGATGGGGTTCAACCAGATCATCCGGAAGGCGCTGAACGTCCAGACCGGAATGAACTGA
- a CDS encoding signal peptidase I yields MGIRRLLATLVTATLVLAALALVLGSLLGQPILLSYVETESMQPTLDPGDGFVAVPSAVAGPVEQGDVVVFQAQELHGGGLTTHRVVGRTNQGYVTGGDNNPFTDQAGTEPPVADEQIVAEALKVNGEVLVIPHLGDVVTGLSGGLEDVRYWLAAFTGLGIFAGPQGLPALLILGLVLYYAVDVLRERGQRQYDRTTERETGLNTRLVVGALAVFLVFSATMGMVGPSGTNEYGIVSAAYEDERQDVVPAGESKNNTLGVTNGGFLPVVVFYEPGDMADVHPREVYVPARGEANVTATFTAPPETGGYSRYIVERRYFAVLPVSVIRSLYQVHPWLPIVAIDLLLGVPFYVAGRKLLGSGRIRERTRDRGLSRLASLKRALRGRE; encoded by the coding sequence ATGGGAATCAGACGACTCCTCGCGACGCTGGTCACGGCTACGCTCGTGCTCGCAGCCCTCGCCCTGGTGCTCGGGAGCCTGCTGGGCCAGCCGATTCTCCTGAGCTACGTCGAGACGGAAAGCATGCAGCCGACGCTGGACCCCGGCGACGGGTTCGTCGCCGTCCCCAGCGCCGTCGCTGGTCCGGTCGAACAGGGTGACGTCGTCGTCTTCCAAGCACAGGAACTCCACGGCGGCGGGCTGACGACGCATCGCGTGGTGGGACGGACCAACCAGGGATACGTGACCGGCGGCGACAATAACCCGTTCACCGACCAGGCCGGTACGGAGCCACCCGTAGCGGACGAACAGATCGTAGCCGAAGCGTTGAAAGTCAACGGCGAGGTTCTCGTGATTCCCCACCTCGGGGACGTCGTGACCGGCCTCTCCGGGGGGCTCGAAGACGTCCGGTACTGGCTGGCCGCGTTCACGGGGCTCGGGATTTTCGCCGGGCCGCAGGGCCTGCCAGCCCTGCTGATACTCGGGCTGGTGCTGTACTACGCCGTCGACGTCCTGCGAGAACGCGGACAGCGACAGTACGACCGGACGACCGAGCGCGAGACGGGGCTGAACACCAGACTCGTGGTCGGCGCGCTCGCGGTCTTTCTCGTTTTCTCCGCGACGATGGGTATGGTCGGACCGTCCGGGACCAACGAGTACGGCATCGTCAGCGCGGCCTACGAGGACGAGCGTCAGGACGTCGTCCCGGCGGGCGAGTCGAAGAACAACACGCTCGGCGTTACCAACGGCGGGTTCCTCCCGGTGGTCGTCTTCTACGAACCTGGCGATATGGCGGACGTCCACCCCAGGGAGGTGTACGTCCCGGCGCGGGGCGAGGCGAACGTGACGGCGACGTTCACCGCGCCGCCAGAGACCGGGGGATACAGCAGGTACATCGTCGAGCGCCGCTACTTCGCGGTGCTTCCGGTCTCGGTAATCCGCTCGCTCTACCAGGTCCACCCGTGGCTCCCCATCGTCGCCATCGACCTCCTGCTCGGGGTCCCGTTCTACGTCGCCGGGCGCAAACTGCTCGGCTCCGGCCGGATACGTGAGCGGACTCGCGACCGGGGACTCTCGCGGCTCGCGTCGCTCAAGCGAGCGCTCAGGGGCCGCGAGTGA
- the hemE gene encoding uroporphyrinogen decarboxylase: protein MDHLLVRAARGERTERPPVWLMRQAGRHIPEYREIREDYSFLEAIKTPEVAEEITLLPWEYYEPDGLVMFSDILTVLEPLGFSYHIESGVGPVVENPVSGPDDVDRSHGDVARELDYVGELLVRLNNRVGDETAIIGFAGGPFTLASYAVAGGPSRTNMPLRKLRAQHPDAFRTLLSAFADVVKDYLAFQIGNGADVVQLFDTYAGTLTPEDYREFVLPLHREILSDLNAPTIVFVRRMNGRLDLLADSGADAVALDWTVDMAEAREQLGEMPVQGNLDPSYLFGEPEFVREKTREVIEAAGPEGHILNLGHGVNKDTPVESVRAFVETAKSIEREV from the coding sequence ATGGACCACCTGCTCGTGCGTGCTGCCCGCGGAGAGCGGACGGAGCGCCCGCCGGTGTGGCTGATGCGTCAGGCCGGGCGGCACATCCCCGAGTACCGCGAGATTCGCGAGGACTACTCCTTCCTGGAGGCCATCAAGACGCCCGAGGTCGCCGAGGAAATAACTCTGCTGCCCTGGGAGTACTACGAGCCCGACGGCCTCGTCATGTTCTCGGACATCCTGACCGTCCTCGAACCGCTCGGCTTCTCCTACCACATCGAGAGCGGCGTCGGGCCCGTCGTCGAGAACCCCGTCTCCGGCCCCGACGACGTTGACCGTTCCCACGGCGACGTGGCCCGCGAACTGGACTACGTCGGCGAACTGCTCGTTCGCCTGAACAACCGCGTCGGCGACGAGACGGCCATCATCGGCTTCGCTGGCGGCCCGTTCACGCTCGCCTCCTACGCCGTCGCCGGCGGTCCCTCGCGGACGAACATGCCGCTGCGGAAACTCCGCGCGCAGCATCCCGACGCCTTCCGGACGCTGCTGTCTGCGTTCGCCGACGTCGTGAAGGACTACCTGGCGTTCCAGATTGGCAACGGCGCGGACGTGGTGCAACTGTTCGACACCTACGCCGGGACGCTGACGCCCGAGGACTACCGCGAGTTCGTGCTGCCGCTGCACCGGGAGATTCTGTCTGACCTGAACGCGCCGACCATCGTCTTCGTCCGGCGGATGAACGGCCGGCTGGACCTGCTGGCCGACAGCGGCGCGGACGCCGTGGCGCTGGACTGGACCGTGGACATGGCCGAGGCGCGGGAGCAGTTGGGAGAGATGCCGGTGCAGGGGAATCTGGACCCGTCGTATCTGTTCGGCGAGCCGGAGTTCGTTCGGGAGAAGACGCGTGAGGTCATCGAGGCTGCGGGGCCCGAAGGGCACATCCTGAATCTCGGACACGGTGTGAACAAGGACACGCCGGTGGAGTCGGTGCGGGCGTTCGTAGAGACGGCGAAGTCGATAGAGCGCGAGGTCTGA
- a CDS encoding adenylate kinase, which yields MSAPRVLILGPPGAGKGTQSGRIADTYGVEHITTGDALRANKDMDISDMDTEYDTPREYMEAGDLVPDAVVNAIVEEALSQADGFVLDGYPRNLDQAEELEDMTDLDIVLSLDVSREELIDRLTGRRVCSECGTNFHVEFDQPEEEGVCDECGGELIQRDDDNRESVENRLDVFEENTQPVIDHYSDHDGFVSIDGEQAPDDVWADIEDAIDAQE from the coding sequence ATGAGCGCACCGCGAGTACTCATCCTCGGACCGCCCGGCGCAGGTAAGGGCACACAGAGCGGCCGCATCGCCGACACCTACGGCGTCGAACACATCACGACCGGCGACGCGCTCCGTGCCAACAAGGACATGGACATCTCCGACATGGACACGGAGTACGACACGCCGCGTGAGTACATGGAGGCCGGCGACCTCGTCCCGGACGCCGTCGTCAACGCCATCGTCGAGGAGGCACTCTCACAGGCGGACGGCTTCGTACTCGACGGCTACCCGCGGAACCTCGACCAGGCCGAGGAACTGGAGGACATGACTGACCTCGATATCGTCCTCTCGCTGGACGTGAGCCGCGAGGAACTCATCGACCGCCTCACCGGTCGGCGGGTCTGCTCGGAGTGTGGCACGAACTTCCACGTCGAGTTCGACCAGCCGGAGGAGGAGGGCGTCTGCGACGAGTGCGGCGGCGAACTCATCCAGCGCGACGACGACAACCGGGAGTCCGTCGAGAACCGCCTGGACGTCTTCGAGGAGAACACCCAGCCAGTCATCGACCACTACAGCGACCACGACGGATTCGTGTCGATCGACGGGGAGCAAGCCCCCGATGACGTCTGGGCGGACATCGAGGACGCCATCGACGCACAGGAGTAA
- a CDS encoding DUF5305 domain-containing protein — protein sequence MADWKLRTRHVIDNSISIIVGALVLLALLGGWLTYTTYAAPATTTEQRPGPSSETRAWFNHSATVTENNSVYPVGTTLADRQVYFSSITPSLNGSYSFTYQASESGQLNATVALDLVYRGVEDGEVGDRVVWETTRTLRGTVSKSLGPGDTLTVPFSVDVNRTGQRLAAIEEQLGDPPGQSQVRVRARTTLQGTVNAEPVDRTTPHTLPIDLGGSTYRIGQPGPMTDSEETTRTVTVEKEYGPARSVGAPGLLLVSLSGLVGLGFVRYTDRLGLSRAERRRLTYEEDKREYDDWISRVQLPEEALALPRATTTSLAALVDFAIDTDNRVIEDPQEQTYYVVHDGYLYEYRPPTRGPAGEFTLPPSAGSGTRPPRDGDSPSVTAESENGDEPVNSPSETHPED from the coding sequence ATGGCTGACTGGAAGTTACGCACTCGGCACGTCATCGATAATTCCATCTCGATTATCGTGGGTGCTCTCGTTCTCCTCGCTCTCCTCGGTGGCTGGCTCACCTACACTACCTACGCTGCGCCAGCGACCACGACCGAACAGCGGCCGGGGCCGTCGTCGGAGACGAGAGCGTGGTTCAATCACTCGGCGACGGTTACCGAGAACAACTCGGTCTACCCCGTCGGGACGACACTCGCCGACCGGCAGGTCTACTTCTCCAGTATCACGCCCTCGCTGAACGGGTCATACTCGTTCACCTACCAGGCGAGCGAGAGCGGTCAGCTGAACGCGACGGTCGCGCTCGACCTCGTGTATCGCGGTGTCGAGGACGGCGAGGTGGGCGACAGAGTCGTCTGGGAGACGACGCGAACGCTCCGGGGAACCGTAAGCAAGTCGCTCGGGCCAGGCGACACGCTCACCGTTCCGTTCTCGGTGGACGTGAACCGGACCGGACAGCGGCTGGCAGCTATCGAGGAGCAACTCGGGGACCCACCCGGGCAATCCCAGGTGCGGGTCCGCGCACGGACTACCCTCCAAGGGACGGTCAACGCCGAGCCGGTCGACAGAACGACGCCGCACACCCTGCCGATAGACCTCGGGGGTAGCACCTACCGCATCGGTCAGCCTGGACCGATGACGGACAGCGAGGAGACCACCAGAACGGTCACCGTCGAGAAGGAGTACGGACCGGCACGGAGCGTCGGCGCACCGGGTCTGCTCCTGGTCTCGCTCTCCGGCCTCGTCGGGCTTGGCTTCGTGAGATACACTGACCGGCTGGGACTCTCCCGGGCAGAAAGGCGCCGTCTGACGTACGAGGAAGACAAACGCGAGTACGACGACTGGATATCGAGGGTCCAGTTGCCGGAGGAGGCGCTGGCCCTGCCGCGGGCGACGACAACCTCCCTGGCGGCCCTCGTGGACTTCGCCATCGACACCGACAATCGCGTCATCGAGGACCCGCAGGAACAGACGTACTACGTCGTTCACGACGGCTACCTCTACGAGTATCGCCCGCCCACCCGCGGGCCGGCGGGTGAATTTACGCTCCCGCCCAGTGCTGGCTCCGGCACGCGTCCACCGAGAGACGGCGACTCGCCGTCAGTGACGGCAGAATCGGAGAATGGGGACGAGCCGGTCAACTCGCCCAGCGAGACTCACCCCGAGGACTAG
- a CDS encoding PQQ-binding-like beta-propeller repeat protein, with protein MTADDDRTATSHSGGEPGDDGGHSSRREFLKLGTAVTVGATAGCARFAPTAPPRELDEPTAESRALPTRPDTIFMGDVERTGHWPDQSVPDAVELAWSEPGINTGSHTAAKSSPLYYEGNVIVPGDTGTVHSFTPEGEQNWEASLVPSTRGTHSTPAVVDDYVFTAGYDGAVYAFDAVTGDRIWRTQVADAIGSSPVYYDGVVYCATEFYTPSGGMVALDPATGGLIWEDNRMTNHAHSITGIDVSSGVFAAGCNDGSLYVWDLDTRDFRGTFETAAPIKGPVCMYGGTAIFGSWDGNVYAVDTTSLAEVWRYETGYKIMSGAAVHPDSGTLVIGNHGGELLGLGTATGEREWSFDCEGWVIGSVTLAGDTALVGSYDATLFAVDARGGDERWRFERPHGRVTSAPAVHDGDIYVTERAVLDGEETLEESGYLYKLTAA; from the coding sequence ATGACAGCCGACGACGACCGGACGGCGACGTCCCACTCCGGTGGAGAGCCCGGCGACGACGGCGGTCACTCGTCCCGTCGGGAGTTTCTCAAACTCGGGACGGCGGTGACCGTCGGTGCCACCGCTGGCTGTGCGCGATTCGCCCCGACGGCCCCGCCGAGGGAACTCGACGAACCGACCGCCGAGAGCCGCGCCCTCCCGACGCGGCCGGACACCATCTTCATGGGAGACGTCGAGCGCACGGGCCACTGGCCCGACCAGTCTGTGCCCGACGCGGTGGAACTGGCCTGGTCGGAGCCCGGCATCAACACCGGCAGCCACACGGCGGCGAAGTCCTCGCCGCTGTACTACGAGGGGAACGTCATCGTGCCCGGTGACACCGGGACTGTCCACTCCTTCACACCCGAAGGCGAGCAGAACTGGGAAGCGTCGCTGGTCCCGTCCACCCGTGGAACCCACTCGACGCCGGCCGTCGTCGACGACTACGTCTTCACCGCCGGCTACGACGGTGCCGTCTACGCCTTCGACGCCGTGACCGGGGACCGAATCTGGCGGACGCAGGTCGCCGACGCCATCGGCTCCAGTCCGGTCTACTACGACGGCGTCGTTTACTGCGCAACCGAGTTCTACACGCCAAGCGGCGGCATGGTGGCCCTCGACCCGGCGACGGGCGGGCTCATCTGGGAGGACAACCGGATGACCAACCACGCCCACTCCATCACCGGCATCGACGTGTCCTCCGGCGTGTTCGCCGCGGGCTGCAACGACGGGTCGCTGTACGTCTGGGACCTCGACACCCGCGACTTCCGGGGGACCTTCGAGACTGCCGCGCCGATAAAGGGGCCCGTCTGCATGTACGGCGGGACGGCCATCTTCGGGTCCTGGGACGGAAACGTCTACGCCGTCGACACGACCTCTCTCGCCGAGGTCTGGCGCTACGAGACCGGGTACAAAATCATGTCGGGTGCGGCCGTCCATCCCGACTCCGGGACGCTGGTCATCGGCAACCACGGCGGCGAACTCCTGGGTCTGGGCACTGCCACGGGCGAGCGGGAGTGGTCCTTCGACTGCGAGGGCTGGGTCATCGGGAGCGTCACGCTCGCCGGCGACACCGCGCTCGTGGGCAGTTACGACGCGACGCTGTTCGCGGTCGACGCCCGCGGCGGCGACGAGCGCTGGCGGTTCGAACGACCCCACGGCCGCGTCACCTCCGCCCCGGCCGTCCACGACGGCGACATCTACGTCACGGAGCGGGCGGTCCTCGACGGCGAGGAGACCCTCGAGGAGTCCGGGTATCTCTACAAGCTGACCGCGGCGTAG